Below is a window of Pirellulales bacterium DNA.
GGTGCCGCAGCGGCAGTGACCGGAGAAGGAGCCGAGCCAGAGTTGATCCGCAAGGAGAAACCGGCAGAGGAAGAAGAGGAGAGTTAATCAAGAGTGGCATGTGGATTGGTGTCCGGCCGGTTGGATGCTTTCCAATCAGCCCGACGGCAAGACGGGATGCTACCCGGCGCCCTGCAAGCGAAACAAACCGTGAAACTTGTCGTCGGACTGGGCAATCCTGGCCGCAAATACGTAGGAACTCGGCACAACGTTGGCTTTGCCGCCCTCGACGAGGTCGCTCGGCGAAACCAAGCAAGTAAGTCGAAATCGAATTTTCAAGGAGAACTGTGCGAGGCCGAGATCCGCGGCGAAAAAACCTTACTGCTGTGGCCCCAGACGTTTATGAACCTCAGCGGTGGTAGCGTGTTGGCGGCCCGCGAGTTTTACAAGCTGGCCAATACAGAATTACTGATAATATGCGATGACTTTAACCTGCCGCTGGCCAAGTTGCGGCTGCGACCACAAGGCTCGGCAGGCGGGCAAAAAGGATTGGACGACATCATTCGGCGGCTGGGAAGTGAAGCTTTGCCGCGATTGCGAATCGGCGTCGGCCCTGTGCCGGCTGGTTGGGATGGGGCAGCATTCGTTTTGGGAAAATTCACAAAGGAAGAAACGACGGAAATCGAAATCGCAATCAAGACGGCTGCGGATGCCGTGGAAGATTGGGTTTCGCGGGGAATGCATGAGTGCATGAATCGGTATAACTGAAGAATTGTCATTGGTCATTCGCCCGTTTTTGCTGGCCTGGCACAGCTGGCAAGTGACAACTGCTTACGACTAGGAGCCATCCCTTGGCAACGCACGTTTACGAAGGCATGTTCATTTTGGATTCGAATAAATACGCCAAGGATGCGGCGGGCACGGTCGGTACAATTCCATCGACTGTCGAACAATTCGGCGGCGAAATGCTGGCCAGCCGGTTGTGGGAAGAGCGGCGATTGGCCTATCCCGTCAACGGTCATCGCAAAGGAACCTATTGGCTTACCTACTTCCGATTGGATGCGACCCAGTTGGACAAGCTCACGCGACAAATTCAATTGAACGAAGGCGTCGTTCGCCATTTGTTGCTGAAAATCGACCCGCGGATTGCCGATGCCATGGTGCAGCATGCGCTTTCCGGCGGCGGACCGATGGTGGAGCGTAAAAAAGCGGAAGGCGAAGCCTCGTCGGAAGAGCAGAATACTGCCGCGGATACTGAAGGAGCGGTCGAAGAAGGGTAGTTCTTTTGAGTACGGTTGGCGTTGGAGCATCAGTCGGGGAGATAAATCATGGCCAGCTACAATCGAGTCGTGTTGCTCGGCAACCTCACGCGTGATCCGGAATTGAAGTACATTCCCAGCGGTATGGCGGTAACTGAAATCGGTCTGGCAGTCAACGATCGCCGGAAGAATGCCCAAGGTGAATGGGTGGATGAAACTACGTTCGTCGACATCACGCTGTGGGGGCGTACGGCGGAAGTGGCCAGCGAATATCTGAGCAAAGGCTCGCCGGTGTTGATTGAAGGTCGATTGAAGTTAGATACATGGGAAAAAGAAGGCAAGAAGATGTCGAAGCTCCGCGTCGTCGGCGAACGAATGCAAATGGTGGGCGCCAAGGGCCAGGGTGGAAGCGGTGGTGCATCTGTTTCGCGAAGCCAGCCGCCATCGCAACAAGCATCGCAAGGCGACTTCGGCCAAGGCGAACCCGATTATTCAGGTGGGCCTTCAGGGCAGGATTTACCGTTCTAACGCAAAACCATTAGCAATCTAAAATACTGAGCCACGGAGCTGAAAACATGACCAAAACCAGCACCCACAGAATGCCGTCCAGTGACCGTCGGCTGCGTCGCGGCGAGCACGGCGGCATTGAACTGCTGTTGATTCAGTCGGTCGATCACCTTGGAAAGCAGGGAGAAGTCGTCGAAGTGAAGCGCGGCTATGCGATGAACTATCTGCTACCGCAAGGATTAGCCACGGTTGCAACCGAGCATCACAAGCGGATGGTCGAGAAACATAAAGCTCGACTGTTGCAGATTCAAAACGAACGCCTGGCAGGCCTGCGCCAATTGGCCAACCGTATCAGTGAACAGAGTGTGACGATCGAAGCCAACGCCAATGACGAAGGGCATCTTTACGGCTCTGTCGGCGCTCCGGAGATTTCCAAAGCGCTCAAGCAGAACGACGTCACGGTTACTCCCGATCAAGTTCGGCTGAAAGGGCCGCTCAAGGAACTGGGCCTGTACACCGTCGACGTCCACCTCGGTCAAGATATTGAAGCACAGCTTAAAGTTTGGGTCGTACCCACGGTTGGCGAAACGGAAGCCCACCCCCCCTCTGAAGCGAAATCCGCCGCCAAGCCGGCCGAATCAAAACCTGCCGGCAAGTAACTTCTGGCCAAAATCAATAAATTGTGCCGCTGGAACCGCCCCTGGCCATTTTGCATCCTGCACCCCAATTGCCAATTCGCGCGCCTGCTTGACGCTCAAATT
It encodes the following:
- a CDS encoding aminoacyl-tRNA hydrolase; protein product: MKLVVGLGNPGRKYVGTRHNVGFAALDEVARRNQASKSKSNFQGELCEAEIRGEKTLLLWPQTFMNLSGGSVLAAREFYKLANTELLIICDDFNLPLAKLRLRPQGSAGGQKGLDDIIRRLGSEALPRLRIGVGPVPAGWDGAAFVLGKFTKEETTEIEIAIKTAADAVEDWVSRGMHECMNRYN
- the rpsF gene encoding 30S ribosomal protein S6; the protein is MATHVYEGMFILDSNKYAKDAAGTVGTIPSTVEQFGGEMLASRLWEERRLAYPVNGHRKGTYWLTYFRLDATQLDKLTRQIQLNEGVVRHLLLKIDPRIADAMVQHALSGGGPMVERKKAEGEASSEEQNTAADTEGAVEEG
- the ssb gene encoding single-stranded DNA-binding protein — translated: MASYNRVVLLGNLTRDPELKYIPSGMAVTEIGLAVNDRRKNAQGEWVDETTFVDITLWGRTAEVASEYLSKGSPVLIEGRLKLDTWEKEGKKMSKLRVVGERMQMVGAKGQGGSGGASVSRSQPPSQQASQGDFGQGEPDYSGGPSGQDLPF
- the rplI gene encoding 50S ribosomal protein L9; translation: MTKTSTHRMPSSDRRLRRGEHGGIELLLIQSVDHLGKQGEVVEVKRGYAMNYLLPQGLATVATEHHKRMVEKHKARLLQIQNERLAGLRQLANRISEQSVTIEANANDEGHLYGSVGAPEISKALKQNDVTVTPDQVRLKGPLKELGLYTVDVHLGQDIEAQLKVWVVPTVGETEAHPPSEAKSAAKPAESKPAGK